A single genomic interval of Rosistilla ulvae harbors:
- a CDS encoding DUF4381 domain-containing protein — protein MDDATSLDRLHDIVVPPEVPWWPPAPGWYAVMILVAAGVLAIAYRAWRHWQANRYRRAALQELQSADSAAAISEILRRTSLAIQPRSEIADLVGDRWAAWLAEAAPLPMPPQVREQLASAIYRKSETTGELNSLREYASGWIQTHETPAATNSLPEDRHGC, from the coding sequence ATGGACGACGCAACTAGCCTAGACCGTTTGCACGATATCGTCGTTCCGCCAGAGGTCCCTTGGTGGCCGCCGGCTCCGGGCTGGTACGCCGTGATGATCCTGGTCGCCGCAGGCGTGTTGGCGATTGCCTATCGCGCGTGGCGTCATTGGCAAGCGAATCGCTATCGGCGGGCGGCATTGCAAGAATTGCAGTCGGCCGATTCCGCGGCGGCCATTTCGGAGATCTTGCGTCGAACCTCGCTGGCGATCCAACCGCGAAGCGAGATCGCGGATTTGGTCGGTGATCGTTGGGCGGCTTGGTTAGCCGAAGCCGCTCCACTGCCGATGCCGCCCCAGGTCCGCGAGCAATTGGCATCGGCGATCTATCGCAAATCGGAAACGACCGGCGAACTGAATTCGCTACGGGAATACGCCAGCGGCTGGATTCAAACGCACGAGACTCCGGCCGCCACGAACTCATTGCCGGAGGACCGCCACGGATGCTGA
- a CDS encoding vWA domain-containing protein — protein MLTFDYLWVFLLFPLPWLLRALLPPRQSQQVSVRVPFGNRLAEAMSRSPVAVIAAAAPTRWILPAILWTLVLAAAARPQWIEPPITKELPTRDLLLLVDLSGSMDQKDFTNKSGQKVDRLAAVKEVLGEFLDRRQGDRVGLVVFGDAAYLQAPFSTDLELSRRLLDECQVGMAGPRTALGDAIGLGVGLFDESDAQAKTIIALTDGNDTKSKIPPIEAARVAAQRDIHIHTVAIGDPTTVGEDVLDEQALRDVASATGGSYFFAADRKSLVGIYDELDKIETRKVKTVSHRPRTDIYYVPLAVALLLSMASKFAAALSRRTPPELAAQTTRVHVNPITGSLEVDG, from the coding sequence ATGCTGACCTTCGACTACCTCTGGGTTTTTCTGCTGTTTCCGCTGCCGTGGTTGTTGCGCGCGTTGCTGCCGCCACGCCAGTCACAACAAGTATCGGTACGCGTTCCGTTTGGCAATCGCCTTGCCGAAGCGATGTCCCGCAGTCCCGTTGCCGTGATCGCTGCGGCAGCGCCGACGCGTTGGATTCTGCCAGCAATTCTTTGGACGCTGGTCCTCGCCGCCGCCGCGCGGCCACAGTGGATCGAGCCGCCGATCACCAAGGAACTGCCAACGCGCGATCTTCTGCTGTTGGTCGATCTGTCGGGATCGATGGACCAAAAAGACTTTACGAATAAGAGCGGTCAGAAAGTCGATCGGCTGGCGGCGGTCAAAGAGGTGCTGGGAGAGTTTCTCGACCGGCGTCAGGGAGATCGCGTCGGGTTAGTCGTCTTCGGCGACGCGGCTTATTTGCAAGCTCCGTTTTCGACCGACCTCGAGTTATCGCGTCGCTTGTTGGACGAATGCCAAGTCGGCATGGCGGGGCCGCGGACCGCGTTGGGAGACGCCATCGGTTTGGGAGTTGGTTTGTTTGACGAGAGCGATGCGCAGGCGAAGACGATCATCGCGCTGACCGATGGAAACGACACCAAGAGCAAGATTCCGCCGATCGAAGCGGCACGCGTCGCGGCGCAACGCGACATCCACATTCATACCGTCGCGATCGGCGATCCGACGACGGTCGGCGAGGATGTGTTGGACGAACAAGCGCTCCGCGACGTCGCCTCGGCCACCGGCGGGTCCTACTTTTTTGCTGCCGATCGAAAGAGCTTGGTGGGGATCTACGACGAATTGGACAAAATCGAAACTCGGAAAGTCAAAACGGTCAGCCATCGCCCACGCACCGATATTTACTACGTGCCGCTAGCGGTGGCGCTGCTGCTTTCGATGGCCAGCAAGTTTGCCGCCGCCCTCTCCCGCCGGACTCCGCCGGAACTGGCCGCCCAAACGACAAGGGTCCACGTCAATCCGATCACTGGCAGTTTGGAGGTCGACGGATGA
- a CDS encoding DUF58 domain-containing protein, producing the protein MKARVTITLEDLMMLKADARGFSLTPRQPVGSLLAGRHASRLRGRGLMFEELRHYHQGDDIRLMDWKATARLRSPHVRVYSEERERPVLMVVDQRSPMFFGSRRAMKSVAAAEVAALGAWRALDSGDRVGGLVFNDHEIAEVRPHRSQNRVLQLFHQVVRLNGQLADPSAKQNETDAGNQPIQLNAVLEHALQVVKHDHLVVVISDLDGADDQTQQLTSRLAAHNDVLIVAVYDPLGISINGAPGMLAHDRGRVWEISNSPGFRDEFQATFQRLLDHWKEIFHGLRVPVLPISTASPVAPQIRSLFGNQSR; encoded by the coding sequence ATGAAAGCCCGGGTGACGATTACGCTCGAAGACTTAATGATGCTCAAAGCCGATGCGCGAGGCTTTTCGTTGACGCCTCGCCAGCCGGTCGGTTCGCTGCTGGCCGGTCGGCACGCTTCGCGGCTGCGCGGACGGGGGCTGATGTTCGAAGAACTGCGTCATTATCACCAAGGGGACGACATCCGGTTGATGGACTGGAAAGCGACAGCACGGCTGCGATCGCCCCACGTCCGAGTCTATTCCGAAGAACGCGAGCGGCCCGTTTTGATGGTCGTCGATCAACGGTCGCCGATGTTTTTTGGCAGCCGCCGGGCGATGAAGTCGGTCGCGGCGGCAGAGGTTGCGGCGTTGGGAGCTTGGCGTGCCTTGGACAGTGGCGACCGCGTCGGTGGACTGGTATTCAACGACCACGAAATCGCCGAGGTGCGTCCGCATCGCAGCCAAAATCGCGTGCTGCAATTGTTCCACCAAGTCGTCCGATTGAACGGTCAGCTAGCAGATCCAAGCGCCAAGCAAAACGAAACCGATGCCGGCAATCAACCGATCCAACTGAACGCCGTTCTGGAACATGCGCTGCAGGTCGTGAAGCACGATCATTTGGTCGTCGTGATCAGCGATCTCGACGGTGCCGACGACCAAACGCAACAACTGACCAGCCGGTTGGCGGCGCACAACGATGTCTTAATCGTGGCGGTCTACGATCCGCTGGGGATCTCGATCAACGGGGCTCCAGGAATGCTGGCCCATGATCGCGGCCGGGTTTGGGAAATCTCGAACAGCCCCGGTTTTCGGGACGAATTCCAAGCCACGTTTCAACGGCTGCTGGATCATTGGAAAGAGATCTTTCACGGCTTGCGAGTCCCGGTGTTGCCGATCTCCACCGCCTCGCCCGTCGCTCCGCAGATCCGATCCCTCTTTGGCAATCAATCACGGTAA